A window from Danio aesculapii chromosome 6, fDanAes4.1, whole genome shotgun sequence encodes these proteins:
- the brdt gene encoding bromodomain testis-specific protein isoform X1 produces the protein MSDVKPPQHYTMNGNPPPPEFKNPKKPGRLTNHLQYIEKVVIKALWKHHFSWPFRQPVDAVRLHLPDYYTIIKNPMDLSTIRKRLENNYYWKAMECVEDFNTMFTNCYVYNRPGDDIVLMAQVLEKLFLEKVAEMPEDEYEMSALTTKGPVKGARKSTIGLKKRPPSPMSEVVFQQTVTVIPPHALHTIPSAPLSAQLTAKLKNGVKRKADTTTPSASSIPSCESSPCVTEPKVLKLFSRRGSGRPIKPPCKDLPESPPQHQVGRRTKLPERLKYCNAILKEMFSKKHSAYAWPFYKPVDAETLGLLDYHEIIHQPMDMSTIKKKMEAREYMDALQFAADMRLMFSNCYKYNPPGHEVVSMARKLQDVFEFRFSKIPDEPKNANPTSSQNRVKKERARSPSSSESSDSESSSPENSSDNEEEDEEERAHRLASLEEQLKAVREQLQLLTQTPLLKPKKRERSKKKKKKERESSKRKGEEMKKPAKILKRSSSSKSSGRKDSRTCDSEEEMNTLPMSYEEKRQLSLDINKLPGDKLGKVVNIIKAREPLLRDTDPEEIEIDFETLKPSTLRALECYVVGCLRKKPKESNKNKPPKKSKIKEKDKDLQHVTGDQNSNKKNKIETDGEIKDTAHPSRLSDSSSSSSSSDSSSSESSSSDSCDSDSEQKTKRKQSKGPGHANKIKNKALRQANTEVKDSSSASGVTCQSRSSLLVSEAGSKDLFASHHAKHPAEDITAIPALHSRLPPQPSRPSGKAAALPRKIWTTPSPLSLPPDQALSPLYNTSATFPCKDHTVTSAKSSPESVTPDPPDSLPKDPSFPCSLLLHPPDLQVSQVGPPSSVAAEKPPQKSDKEGIPPLLSPLTSPSAAMPATGSQSISSSQFEQCRLLSPLHESPLASMRNEQDCSETPEESSVHLLKIHEAKHEESELCKSIQDAKSNLPKKDIVLKHADSWTSLGKLATQTPCTIKSSKESFQQFRKVAMEKEERERARKLQLEAGREKSSTDKSCLTQQPQKTKLECQTSKPEVESAELPLMAAILDTAKAPEPSSVLQNSVDREREMARKREQERRRREAMSGVIDMTMQRDIMATFEKNLD, from the exons ATGTCTGATGTGAAACCCCCACAGCATTACACCATGAATGGGAATCCCCCTCCCCCTGAGTTCAAGAACCCCAAAAAGCCTGGCCGCCTCACCAATCATTTGCAATATATAGAAAAAGTGGTGATTAAGGCCCTGTGGAAACATCACTTCTCCTGGCCATTCAGACAGCCAGTGGATGCAGTCAGACTCCATTTGCCA GATTATTATACAATCATCAAAAACCCAATGGACTTGAGCACCATTAGAAAGCGTCTTGAGAACAATTACTACTGGAAAGCGATGGAGTGTGTTGAAGACTTTAACACCATGTTTACAAATTGTTATGTCTACAATCGG CCTGGGGATGACATTGTTCTGATGGCTCAAGTCCTTGAGAAACTTTTTTTGGAGAAGGTGGCAGAGATGCCTGAGGATGAGTATGAGATGTCTGCTCTGACAACTAAGGGTCCAGTTAAAGGCGCAAGGAAGTCTACAATAG GGTTAAAGAAGAGGCCACCGTCTCCAATGTCTGAGGTTGTTTTCCAGCAAACCGTGACCGTCATTCCTCCACATGctcttcacacaattccttctgCTCCCCTGTCTGCACAGCTCACAGCAAAA ttGAAAAATGGCGTGAAAAGAAAAGCCGATACTACGACCCCTTCTGCTTCTTCCATCCCCAGCTGTGAGTCATCACCTTGTGTAACAGAACCAAAAGTCCTTAAGTTATTCTCTAGACGAGGCAGTGGCCGACCTATCAAACCTCCATGCAAAGACCTTCCTGAATCCCCACCTCAGCATCAGGTGGGCCGAAGGACCAAACTCCCAGAGAGACTCAAATACTGCAATGCCATCCTAAAAGAGATGTTTTCCAAAAAGCATTCAGCTTATGCCTGGCCCTTTTATAAACCTGTGGATGCTGAGACACTTGGCCTTCTTGATTATCATGAAATCATTCACCAACCAATGGATATGAGCACCATCAAA AAAAAGATGGAAGCTCGCGAATACATGGATGCATTGCAGTTTGCTGCAGATATGCGGCTCATGTTCTCAAACTGCTACAAATACAATCCACCCGGCCATGAGGTAGTAAGCATGGCAAGGAAACTTCAG GATGTTTTTGAGTTTCGCTTCTCCAAGATTCCTGATGAGCCGAAGAATGCAAATCCAACCTCTAGTCAAAACAGAGTAAAGAAGGAGAGAGCACGCAGTCCGTCCAGCTCTGAAAGCAGCGACAGTGAATCATCATCTCCTGAAAACTCCTCTGACAATGAAGAGGAGGATGAAGAGGAGAGAGCGCACAGGCTTGCCAGTCTAGAGGAACAG CTGAAAGCAGTACGAGAGCAGTTGCAGTTACTGACCCAGACACCTCTATTGAAACCAAAGAAAAGAGAAAGatccaagaagaagaaaaagaaagagagggaGTCCAGTAAACGAAAAGGTGAAGAAATGAAGAAACCAGCAAAAATACTTAAGCGCTCAAGCAGCAGCAAGTCATCAGG GCGAAAAGATAGCAGAACATGTGACTCCGAGGAAGAGATGAACACTTTGCCCATGTCTTATGAAGAGAAACGCCAACTAAGTCTAGACATTAACAAGCTTCCTGGAGACAAACTTGGAAAAGTAGTGAACATCATCAAGGCACGAGAACCGCTGCTAAGGGACACAGACCCTGAAGAGATCGAAATCGACTTTGAGACTCTCAAACCCTCAACTCTTCGAGCTCTTGAGTGCTACGTTGTCGGTTGTCTCCGGAAGAAACCAAAAGAAAGCAACA aaaacaagcCCCCAAAGAAGTCTAAAATCAAGGAAAAGGATAAAGACCTACAACACGTAACTGGAGATCAAAActccaataaaaaaaacaaaa TTGAAACGGATGGGGAGATTAAAGACACGGCCCATCCATCTCGTCTGAgtgacagcagcagcagctcGTCCAGCTCTGACAGCAGTAGTAGTGAATCTAGCTCCTCTGATAGCTGTGACTCTGATTCAG AACAGAAAACTAAGAGGAAGCAAAGCAAAGGCCCTGGTCATGccaacaaaattaaaaacaag GCATTGCGGCAGGCCAATACTGAGGTAAAGGACTCTTCTTCTGCCTCAGGCGTGACGTGCCAGTCTCGCTCATCCTTACTAGTCTCAGAGGCAGGCTCCAAAGACCTGTTTGCATCACATCACGCAAAGCATCCTGCCGAGGACATCACAGCAATACCAG CGTTACACAGTCGGCTGCCTCCTCAGCCATCCAGACCCAGCGGCAAAGCTGCCGCGCTACCTCGTAAAATCTGGACCACCCCCTCGCCACTCAGCCTACCTCCAGACCAAGCCCTCAGCCCTTTATATAACACTTCCGCCACCTTTCCCTGTAAAGACCATACAGTCACCTCAGCTAAAAGTTCCCCTGAGTCAGTCACCCCAGATCCACCAGACTCACTCCCTAAAGACCCGTCGTTCCCATGTAGTCTCTTGCTCCACCCTCCTGACCTGCAGGTATCTCAGGTTGGCCCCCCATCATCTGTTGCTGCAGAGAAACCTCCACAAAAGTCTGATAAGGAAG GCATCCCACCACTTCTATCACCTTTGACCTCACCTTCTGCAGCCATGCCTGCCACAGGATCCCAGTCTATCTCCAGTTCCCAGTTTGAG CAATGCAGGTTGTTATCACCCCTGCATGAGAGTCCATTAGCCAGTATGAGGAATGAGCAGGACTGCTCAGAGACCCCAGAAGAGTCCTCTGTTCATCTGCTCAAAATACATG AAGCTAAACATGAAGAAAGCGAGCTATGCAAGTCTATTCAAGATGCCAAATCCAACCTGCCTAAAAAG GATATTGTCTTAAAGCATGCGGACTCCTGGACGAGCCTTGGTAAGCTGGCTACTCAAACTCCTTGCACCATCAAATCATCCAAGGAAAGTTTTCAGCAGTTCCGCAAAGTTGCCATGGagaaagaggagagagagagagctcgaAAGCTGCAGTTGGAGGCTGGTCGAGAGAAGAGCAGCACAGACAAAAGCTG TTTGACGCAGCAGCCCCAGAAGACTAAGCTGGAGTGCCAGACTTCAAAGCCAGAAGTGGAGTCAGCAGAGCTGCCTCTGATGGCGGCCATCTTGGACACCGCCAAAGCCCCTGAGCCCAGTTCTGTCCTGCAGAACTCGGTTGACCGAGAACGAGAGATGGCACGCAAGAGAGAACAAGAACGCCGCAGGAGAGAGGCT ATGTCAGGAGTCATTGACATGACCATGCAAAGGGACATAATGGCGACCTTTGAGAAGAACTTGGACTGA
- the brdt gene encoding bromodomain testis-specific protein isoform X2 has protein sequence MSDVKPPQHYTMNGNPPPPEFKNPKKPGRLTNHLQYIEKVVIKALWKHHFSWPFRQPVDAVRLHLPDYYTIIKNPMDLSTIRKRLENNYYWKAMECVEDFNTMFTNCYVYNRPGDDIVLMAQVLEKLFLEKVAEMPEDEYEMSALTTKGPVKGARKSTIGLKKRPPSPMSEVVFQQTVTVIPPHALHTIPSAPLSAQLTAKLKNGVKRKADTTTPSASSIPSCESSPCVTEPKVLKLFSRRGSGRPIKPPCKDLPESPPQHQVGRRTKLPERLKYCNAILKEMFSKKHSAYAWPFYKPVDAETLGLLDYHEIIHQPMDMSTIKKKMEAREYMDALQFAADMRLMFSNCYKYNPPGHEVVSMARKLQDVFEFRFSKIPDEPKNANPTSSQNRVKKERARSPSSSESSDSESSSPENSSDNEEEDEEERAHRLASLEEQLKAVREQLQLLTQTPLLKPKKRERSKKKKKKERESSKRKGEEMKKPAKILKRSSSSKSSGRKDSRTCDSEEEMNTLPMSYEEKRQLSLDINKLPGDKLGKVVNIIKAREPLLRDTDPEEIEIDFETLKPSTLRALECYVVGCLRKKPKESNKNKPPKKSKIKEKDKDLQHVTGDQNSNKKNKIETDGEIKDTAHPSRLSDSSSSSSSSDSSSSESSSSDSCDSDSEQKTKRKQSKGPGHANKIKNKALRQANTEVKDSSSASGVTCQSRSSLLVSEAGSKDLFASHHAKHPAEDITAIPGIPPLLSPLTSPSAAMPATGSQSISSSQFEQCRLLSPLHESPLASMRNEQDCSETPEESSVHLLKIHEAKHEESELCKSIQDAKSNLPKKDIVLKHADSWTSLGKLATQTPCTIKSSKESFQQFRKVAMEKEERERARKLQLEAGREKSSTDKSCLTQQPQKTKLECQTSKPEVESAELPLMAAILDTAKAPEPSSVLQNSVDREREMARKREQERRRREAMSGVIDMTMQRDIMATFEKNLD, from the exons ATGTCTGATGTGAAACCCCCACAGCATTACACCATGAATGGGAATCCCCCTCCCCCTGAGTTCAAGAACCCCAAAAAGCCTGGCCGCCTCACCAATCATTTGCAATATATAGAAAAAGTGGTGATTAAGGCCCTGTGGAAACATCACTTCTCCTGGCCATTCAGACAGCCAGTGGATGCAGTCAGACTCCATTTGCCA GATTATTATACAATCATCAAAAACCCAATGGACTTGAGCACCATTAGAAAGCGTCTTGAGAACAATTACTACTGGAAAGCGATGGAGTGTGTTGAAGACTTTAACACCATGTTTACAAATTGTTATGTCTACAATCGG CCTGGGGATGACATTGTTCTGATGGCTCAAGTCCTTGAGAAACTTTTTTTGGAGAAGGTGGCAGAGATGCCTGAGGATGAGTATGAGATGTCTGCTCTGACAACTAAGGGTCCAGTTAAAGGCGCAAGGAAGTCTACAATAG GGTTAAAGAAGAGGCCACCGTCTCCAATGTCTGAGGTTGTTTTCCAGCAAACCGTGACCGTCATTCCTCCACATGctcttcacacaattccttctgCTCCCCTGTCTGCACAGCTCACAGCAAAA ttGAAAAATGGCGTGAAAAGAAAAGCCGATACTACGACCCCTTCTGCTTCTTCCATCCCCAGCTGTGAGTCATCACCTTGTGTAACAGAACCAAAAGTCCTTAAGTTATTCTCTAGACGAGGCAGTGGCCGACCTATCAAACCTCCATGCAAAGACCTTCCTGAATCCCCACCTCAGCATCAGGTGGGCCGAAGGACCAAACTCCCAGAGAGACTCAAATACTGCAATGCCATCCTAAAAGAGATGTTTTCCAAAAAGCATTCAGCTTATGCCTGGCCCTTTTATAAACCTGTGGATGCTGAGACACTTGGCCTTCTTGATTATCATGAAATCATTCACCAACCAATGGATATGAGCACCATCAAA AAAAAGATGGAAGCTCGCGAATACATGGATGCATTGCAGTTTGCTGCAGATATGCGGCTCATGTTCTCAAACTGCTACAAATACAATCCACCCGGCCATGAGGTAGTAAGCATGGCAAGGAAACTTCAG GATGTTTTTGAGTTTCGCTTCTCCAAGATTCCTGATGAGCCGAAGAATGCAAATCCAACCTCTAGTCAAAACAGAGTAAAGAAGGAGAGAGCACGCAGTCCGTCCAGCTCTGAAAGCAGCGACAGTGAATCATCATCTCCTGAAAACTCCTCTGACAATGAAGAGGAGGATGAAGAGGAGAGAGCGCACAGGCTTGCCAGTCTAGAGGAACAG CTGAAAGCAGTACGAGAGCAGTTGCAGTTACTGACCCAGACACCTCTATTGAAACCAAAGAAAAGAGAAAGatccaagaagaagaaaaagaaagagagggaGTCCAGTAAACGAAAAGGTGAAGAAATGAAGAAACCAGCAAAAATACTTAAGCGCTCAAGCAGCAGCAAGTCATCAGG GCGAAAAGATAGCAGAACATGTGACTCCGAGGAAGAGATGAACACTTTGCCCATGTCTTATGAAGAGAAACGCCAACTAAGTCTAGACATTAACAAGCTTCCTGGAGACAAACTTGGAAAAGTAGTGAACATCATCAAGGCACGAGAACCGCTGCTAAGGGACACAGACCCTGAAGAGATCGAAATCGACTTTGAGACTCTCAAACCCTCAACTCTTCGAGCTCTTGAGTGCTACGTTGTCGGTTGTCTCCGGAAGAAACCAAAAGAAAGCAACA aaaacaagcCCCCAAAGAAGTCTAAAATCAAGGAAAAGGATAAAGACCTACAACACGTAACTGGAGATCAAAActccaataaaaaaaacaaaa TTGAAACGGATGGGGAGATTAAAGACACGGCCCATCCATCTCGTCTGAgtgacagcagcagcagctcGTCCAGCTCTGACAGCAGTAGTAGTGAATCTAGCTCCTCTGATAGCTGTGACTCTGATTCAG AACAGAAAACTAAGAGGAAGCAAAGCAAAGGCCCTGGTCATGccaacaaaattaaaaacaag GCATTGCGGCAGGCCAATACTGAGGTAAAGGACTCTTCTTCTGCCTCAGGCGTGACGTGCCAGTCTCGCTCATCCTTACTAGTCTCAGAGGCAGGCTCCAAAGACCTGTTTGCATCACATCACGCAAAGCATCCTGCCGAGGACATCACAGCAATACCAG GCATCCCACCACTTCTATCACCTTTGACCTCACCTTCTGCAGCCATGCCTGCCACAGGATCCCAGTCTATCTCCAGTTCCCAGTTTGAG CAATGCAGGTTGTTATCACCCCTGCATGAGAGTCCATTAGCCAGTATGAGGAATGAGCAGGACTGCTCAGAGACCCCAGAAGAGTCCTCTGTTCATCTGCTCAAAATACATG AAGCTAAACATGAAGAAAGCGAGCTATGCAAGTCTATTCAAGATGCCAAATCCAACCTGCCTAAAAAG GATATTGTCTTAAAGCATGCGGACTCCTGGACGAGCCTTGGTAAGCTGGCTACTCAAACTCCTTGCACCATCAAATCATCCAAGGAAAGTTTTCAGCAGTTCCGCAAAGTTGCCATGGagaaagaggagagagagagagctcgaAAGCTGCAGTTGGAGGCTGGTCGAGAGAAGAGCAGCACAGACAAAAGCTG TTTGACGCAGCAGCCCCAGAAGACTAAGCTGGAGTGCCAGACTTCAAAGCCAGAAGTGGAGTCAGCAGAGCTGCCTCTGATGGCGGCCATCTTGGACACCGCCAAAGCCCCTGAGCCCAGTTCTGTCCTGCAGAACTCGGTTGACCGAGAACGAGAGATGGCACGCAAGAGAGAACAAGAACGCCGCAGGAGAGAGGCT ATGTCAGGAGTCATTGACATGACCATGCAAAGGGACATAATGGCGACCTTTGAGAAGAACTTGGACTGA